In a single window of the Gemmatimonadaceae bacterium genome:
- a CDS encoding LD-carboxypeptidase codes for MPLAPIRPVPPIKRGARVALVAPAGTLTGPEDVERGEANARSLGWEPRTGAHVLNKHRYFAGTDDERLRDLNDAIRDDDIDAIWCLRGGYGAMRLLPDVDFDALSQRPKAIIGFSDLTSLLSAVSGRSRIVCFHGPTARVRLTDFSRASLLAAVSGGTDPCGAAPNARVLRGGSCVGRLVGGNLALVAAMIGTRFAPDLEDSILFLEDVGERTYRVDRMLRQIYLSGALESCRGIVFGECTDCPASSASGTRELDEILTEMAELVDVPCIAGAPIGHIDDQWTLPVGARARLDADARTLNVLPITGERS; via the coding sequence ATGCCACTCGCCCCGATCCGGCCCGTTCCTCCGATAAAGCGCGGCGCGCGCGTCGCGCTCGTGGCGCCCGCGGGCACGCTGACCGGCCCGGAAGACGTCGAGCGCGGCGAGGCCAACGCCCGCTCGCTCGGCTGGGAGCCGCGCACCGGCGCGCACGTACTGAACAAGCACCGGTATTTCGCGGGGACGGACGACGAGCGGCTGCGCGATCTCAACGACGCGATCCGCGACGACGACATCGACGCGATCTGGTGCCTGCGGGGCGGCTACGGCGCGATGCGGCTCCTGCCCGACGTGGACTTCGACGCGCTCTCGCAGCGGCCGAAAGCGATCATCGGCTTCTCCGATCTCACCTCGCTGCTGTCGGCGGTGAGCGGAAGATCCCGGATCGTGTGCTTTCACGGTCCGACCGCGCGAGTGCGGCTGACCGACTTCAGCCGCGCGTCGCTGCTCGCGGCGGTGAGCGGCGGAACCGATCCGTGCGGCGCGGCGCCCAACGCGCGCGTGCTGCGCGGCGGCAGCTGCGTGGGACGGCTCGTCGGCGGCAACCTCGCGCTCGTCGCCGCCATGATCGGGACGCGGTTCGCGCCCGACCTCGAGGATTCCATTCTGTTTCTGGAAGACGTCGGCGAGCGCACATACCGCGTGGACCGCATGCTCCGGCAGATATATCTGAGCGGCGCACTGGAGAGCTGCCGCGGAATCGTGTTCGGCGAGTGCACGGACTGCCCCGCGAGCTCGGCGAGCGGCACTCGCGAGCTGGACGAGATACTCACGGAGATGGCCGAGCTGGTGGATGTGCCGTGCATCGCCGGCGCGCCGATCGGCCACATAGACGACCAGTGGACGCTGCCGGTCGGCGCGCGCGCGCGGCTCGACGCGGACGCGCGCACTCTCAACGTCTTGCCAATCACCGGAGAGCGATCATGA
- a CDS encoding rhodanese-like domain-containing protein gives MSYKTGADLIEEARGRIREVTPAEVAALRERGEPAVYLDVREPNEWNLGRIPGAVFLPRGHLESKVEDAAPRDARVIVYCARGNRSALAADTMQQMGYENVASMSGGFLQWAMEGREVES, from the coding sequence ATGAGCTACAAGACGGGAGCGGATCTGATCGAGGAGGCGCGCGGCCGGATCAGGGAGGTCACGCCGGCCGAAGTGGCCGCGCTGCGGGAGCGCGGCGAGCCGGCGGTCTATCTCGACGTGCGCGAGCCCAACGAGTGGAACCTCGGCAGGATTCCGGGCGCGGTGTTTCTGCCGCGCGGCCATCTGGAGTCGAAGGTCGAGGACGCCGCCCCGCGCGACGCGCGCGTGATTGTCTACTGCGCGCGGGGGAATCGCTCGGCATTGGCGGCCGACACGATGCAGCAGATGGGGTACGAGAACGTCGCGTCCATGTCCGGCGGCTTTCTGCAGTGGGCGATGGAAGGGAGGGAGGTGGAATCTTGA